gtgtgtgtgtgtgtgtgtgtgtgtgtgtgtgtgtgtgtgtgtgtgtgtgtccaggctTTAAGAAGAACAACATTGTGAGTGATTCGTGTTCAGATGAAGAGGCTGAAGCTGGTGAGTTAACTCTTAGAGAACAGAGACAGTGAGCAGTGAAGGCTCGCTGAATGTATGTTTAAATAGAATAAAACTCACCTTTACCTGCTCGATCAATAAATCACGTGTTTGTTTGTTCACAGATGAACTGAAGAGCCCTCAGCCTGACAAGGTAGCACTCACGAGATATAATACTGCATATTACCAAAGTCTGACATTATTTTGTGATTTATGGACATTTATGCCGTCTGTATGATAAAACTGTTCACAGTAAAGGTTCTGCTCTGTTACTGTGGGACTGCACATTCATAATAATCAGATTGAGTGCAGTTCAATAACTGAGCATTTACCAACTGTTTATTTCCAGGAGAGAAAAATGCCTCCGTGGGTGAgtggatttctttgttttatgatttatgatgttttattttatgatcaCAGCATCTGATCAGTTTTGACATGTCTGAatgtttattgatttatttttttctctccatctgtgTCCAGAGAATATCCATCCATGATCTAAAGATCGTTGGTCAACTTGGAAAAAAAGCCATTGCAGGCAAAGTGGTGCAGAAATCTGGTCTTCGTACATATCAAACCAAAGACAAGCAGaaaaagtttttcttcttcctcggGGTGGCTGATGAAACCAGCAGCATTAAAGTGATGGTGTATGGAAACGAGCGCTATCAGGTTTTCACTGTGGGGGACTGCTACCTGTTCAGAAACGTCCTCATGGAGGAAAAAGTCATGAAAGTGACCAAAATGAGCAACATATCAAGGACGGCAACTCTCGATGTCCCCCAGAATCTGGAGATGGAGGCTCGGATGCTCGTTGATTTCCAGATCCCAGTTTGCTCCATCGCACAGGCCAACAGTGCTGCAGAGAGGACCTCAGTGAGCATTGAAGGAACCATAACAGAGGTAAGTGTGACCTGATACGCTGCAGCACAGCTGGTGAAGACTTCAGAACTTTAACATTTCTTCAGCATTAATTTGGTGACAGTTGTGAGCACGTCCACTGCTGCACAGCAAGGAAATGGTTAATTTGGCAAACTTCATTTtccaaaatatgaacaaatgCAGTGCAGAACAGCCGTAATGAGTCTGCCACAGTAACAGTGAGTGTAACATGGAGGTTGTGGAGTGACTGCTCTGAAAGTGACCAATCACCTCAGGGCCCTTTGACCTATGACCTCCACTGACCTGTAAAGTGTCAGTCTTAACCTGGACAGTGAGCTAAACACTAATGGATCCAGCAATGACAGGACGCTGTGACGGGGCCTTTATGGTCTTTACTGAGAcctttttttactgtaaaactgcAACAGAGAGAATGAAGGATATGCATTAGTGCTTTGTCATAACACAAATTTATGTCCAAAAATCATCACGAGTCATCACAGAAATAAACGAATGAACAGAGAGAATGAAGGATATGCATTAGTGCTTTGTCATAACACAAATTTATGTCCAAAAATCATCACGAGTCATCACAGAAATAAACGAATGAACAAACAGTCTCGTGTCCTTTAGCTAGGACTAGCATAGACAGAGCTAAAGGCtagtagcattagcttactctcactcacactagaAACCTGGTCAGTAAGCATAATGATGAAGGAagctacaataaaaacaattaacaCACAAGCTATAGTGCAGTTCTACACTTACAGGTTATGAATGTTCATGGATGGTGTTAACACCTCAAATGCTTGAGCCAACATGGCTGCTTCCCTAAGATAGTTGCTGCTTATGGCTGTTGACCAGTAGATGGCAGTGTTATTCACAATCAAAAAcccagaaaacacaacaaacatgatACTTGTGACACAAAAGAGGATTTAAACATTCACCAACTTGGATTACAACAAATGAACACAGTTTGTATCATGTGTGAGTGGCAGAACGTCAGACTGAGAGCAGAGTTCAGGATCAGTTTTTGGTCTGTAATTGAAGGCGAGTTGTTTCCAGTTGTTCTGATCTTGTGTTGTTGGTTTGTTCAGATCGCATCGGTTGAAAACATCAAGCTAAAGTCCAAACGGAGAAAGAAAGCCAAGCAAGAGCTCAGACTTGAAGACAGCACCGGTTCCATCAGGATCACCTTGTGGGGTGAAGACATCAAGCAGCTCAGAGGAAAATCACATGGAGACGTCGTCAGGGTGACCAACGTGAGGACCAGCCGCTTCCATGATGCAGTATCGCTGAACTCAACAACTTTCACCAGAATTTTCCAGGTAGCTTCAGATGCTAGCTTTGGCCTGAaatgtggttttttttcccGAGCAGTGTTTTTGACTCCTGATTGGACAGTTTGCTCACTGTTGGTGAGTCTGCTCAGCAGGTAACCCGGCTCCTTGTTCAGGTGTCTCTACCAGATTGCTCAGTGGTCTTTCTCGTGTCAGGTGGACTCATCTCTGccatcttggactgcagctgctgacaTTAGTCTTTGTTCTGCTCTGTGAGCCGGAGGGTGGAGAACATGTTCATGAGCTGCTACACTGAGCAGAACCAGAACAATCTGCTGCAGAAcaagatggtggatttgaaggATGCAGGATGAGAGACTCACTGTAAAATCAGCTCATCATAGCTCTTGGTTATTTAAGTATGGAATATTAAAAATGAGATTACAGCAGTGCTGGTTCATACAAAGATATCCAGCCTGTTTACTTCCTgtgcttctttttcagttttacttacAGGCATCAAAGATCTCTGCAGAagatttgatttatttgatCTTTCTGTGCAGGTTCAAAGTGCTGCGGTGCAGAACGTCACCATCGAGATCATCGGGATCATAAAAGCCAGCAGGACGCAGACGGAGCTGGATGCGCAGATCAGCGGCAGAGAGGTGCAGACATTTGTGGTGGATTCGTCACTGCTGGCAGACGTGGTTGGAGTCAGGCTGGAGGGCGACTTTGAGGACAGACTCCTGAGCAATATGCCGTTCTCAGCAGATGTAGAAATTGAAGGAAACAAGATCAATAAAATGAACGCCGTTAATGAGATGTGAAGATGACGTCCAGTGTTTGGCTGGGCTGCAGCTTTGATGGCGATGAGCCGACAGCAGCAGAATGATCTGAACTGGAAGTTCACCAAAGATTTTTACTGCTCTCTGAAATCAGGCTTATGTTCTGaacctgtgtgtttttatctttCTTCAATTCTTTGTGCAAATGAGTGGTTctagtttagtttagttgtgTGTTCATAATCACGCTCTGCTGAATCTCTGTGATGGTGA
The window above is part of the Archocentrus centrarchus isolate MPI-CPG fArcCen1 chromosome 14, fArcCen1, whole genome shotgun sequence genome. Proteins encoded here:
- the LOC115792601 gene encoding uncharacterized protein LOC115792601, with amino-acid sequence MATVSESEWKKALTSIIEELDDSQLKDMLEFLEIPKQRTSTTSRELIPQRIIESCGVETSIHKIREAVDRIPQRDGAVLKHLQPFVDELKSKEEEKGQKRKHRETESEDETPEAGFKKNNIVSDSCSDEEAEADELKSPQPDKERKMPPWRISIHDLKIVGQLGKKAIAGKVVQKSGLRTYQTKDKQKKFFFFLGVADETSSIKVMVYGNERYQVFTVGDCYLFRNVLMEEKVMKVTKMSNISRTATLDVPQNLEMEARMLVDFQIPVCSIAQANSAAERTSVSIEGTITEIASVENIKLKSKRRKKAKQELRLEDSTGSIRITLWGEDIKQLRGKSHGDVVRVTNVRTSRFHDAVSLNSTTFTRIFQVQSAAVQNVTIEIIGIIKASRTQTELDAQISGREVQTFVVDSSLLADVVGVRLEGDFEDRLLSNMPFSADVEIEGNKINKMNAVNEM